In Neokomagataea tanensis, one genomic interval encodes:
- a CDS encoding EscU/YscU/HrcU family type III secretion system export apparatus switch protein, whose protein sequence is MSDAEDRTEAPSEQRLRKAREDGQIAFSREAMSTASLFGGTISVFLALPFMLPDFMHSMTSLMQQAGTLPSASLTQSPEVKNALTTGLKLALIPACIALVTSVGTGLLQTGFLLSPSGIAPKFSRVSPLSGLKRLIGGHAITETLKTLGKLSIFGFIIFHEMRQTTPGLKAMVGLSLPNILPLLSRQAFHACLLMVSAQLVFSGADVFWTRYRHTAKLKMSREELKEEHRNSEGDPHVKGRLKALRARAAKERMKEAVENATVIITNPTHYAVALQYEKGAAGAPKIVAKGMDDVAARIREIAQDKRIPIVPNPPLARALHALPLESEVPAEHFRAVAAVISYVWRLKQPAHLSTPVR, encoded by the coding sequence ATGTCAGACGCGGAAGATCGGACAGAAGCCCCCTCAGAACAACGCCTGCGCAAAGCGCGCGAAGATGGCCAAATCGCTTTCTCACGCGAAGCTATGAGCACTGCCTCTCTTTTTGGGGGCACTATCAGTGTTTTTTTGGCGCTCCCATTCATGCTCCCTGATTTTATGCACAGCATGACATCTTTGATGCAGCAGGCTGGCACTCTACCCTCCGCATCACTCACACAATCACCGGAGGTTAAAAACGCCCTCACGACCGGCCTTAAATTAGCCCTGATACCCGCTTGCATCGCACTTGTTACCTCTGTCGGTACTGGCTTGCTACAAACCGGCTTTTTGCTTTCACCGTCAGGGATCGCGCCAAAATTTTCCCGCGTTTCTCCGCTAAGCGGCCTTAAACGCCTAATTGGCGGGCATGCCATAACCGAAACATTAAAAACGCTCGGCAAATTAAGCATCTTCGGTTTTATTATCTTCCACGAAATGCGCCAAACAACGCCCGGTCTGAAAGCAATGGTTGGCCTCTCTTTGCCAAACATCCTGCCGCTGCTCAGCCGGCAGGCTTTTCATGCCTGCCTCCTTATGGTGAGCGCCCAGCTTGTTTTCAGTGGGGCAGACGTTTTCTGGACGCGCTACCGCCATACCGCAAAACTCAAAATGAGTCGGGAAGAGCTTAAAGAAGAGCATCGCAACTCGGAGGGTGACCCGCACGTCAAAGGCCGCCTTAAAGCCCTTCGTGCGCGTGCCGCTAAAGAGCGAATGAAAGAAGCCGTAGAAAACGCCACAGTCATCATCACCAACCCTACGCATTACGCTGTCGCTTTACAGTATGAGAAGGGCGCTGCCGGAGCCCCAAAAATTGTTGCCAAAGGCATGGATGATGTCGCTGCGCGCATCCGTGAAATCGCGCAGGACAAACGCATTCCTATCGTTCCCAATCCGCCCTTAGCGCGCGCACTGCATGCCTTACCTCTGGAAAGTGAAGTGCCGGCTGAGCATTTCCGAGCGGTAGCGGCCGTTATCAGTTACGTTTGGCGTCTGAAACAACCCGCCCATCTCTCTACCCCCGTACGATAA
- a CDS encoding flagellar biosynthetic protein FliR — protein MTSALPLTPDALAGTCTIFLLVLCRVSAAILVLPGLGEQSLPMTLRAGIALTTTLLIAPIVAPHLTTTSPDTTSAIALAAMIAVELFAGITIGWMARLIVLALPIAGQMIALFIGLSSVLQPDPDLGSGSSAPARFFNILAPLLLLISGAYILPIRALTGSYTIIPLGGVALQPQHFSLIADTTQSIITLTERGFTLALELSAPFLILSLVWQALMGIISRLLPSLQISTVLSPLQILGGLALLGLTLETVLVFWQNQTFDVLNALPGL, from the coding sequence ATGACTTCGGCCCTGCCCCTCACACCAGATGCGCTGGCTGGCACATGCACTATTTTTCTTCTTGTACTCTGCCGTGTAAGCGCCGCTATTTTGGTCTTACCTGGCTTAGGTGAGCAATCACTGCCCATGACGCTACGCGCTGGGATTGCACTGACAACAACCTTGCTCATTGCCCCTATCGTCGCGCCGCATCTCACCACGACCAGCCCTGACACAACATCCGCCATCGCTCTTGCCGCCATGATAGCGGTTGAGCTTTTCGCAGGCATTACTATCGGCTGGATGGCCCGACTCATCGTTCTGGCTTTACCCATAGCGGGCCAAATGATCGCATTATTCATCGGCCTATCCAGTGTTTTACAACCTGATCCTGACCTCGGATCCGGCAGCTCTGCACCTGCGCGTTTTTTCAATATTTTGGCTCCGCTCCTTCTACTTATTAGCGGCGCTTACATTCTGCCTATTCGAGCCCTCACCGGCAGCTATACCATTATTCCTCTGGGTGGGGTGGCCTTACAGCCCCAACACTTCTCGCTTATCGCAGACACCACACAGAGCATCATCACGCTCACAGAGCGCGGCTTTACCCTTGCCCTGGAGTTGAGCGCACCATTTTTAATCCTGTCGCTCGTCTGGCAGGCTTTGATGGGTATCATCAGCCGCCTACTCCCGAGCCTTCAAATCTCGACAGTTTTGAGTCCTTTGCAAATACTGGGTGGTCTTGCACTGCTTGGCCTCACGCTCGAAACCGTGTTGGTCTTCTGGCAAAATCAAACTTTTGACGTCCTTAACGCACTGCCGGGGCTCTAA
- the fliQ gene encoding flagellar biosynthesis protein FliQ produces MQNIDIRALLEQTFLVVLKLSAPALLTALVVGLIISLFQAVTQINEATLSFVPKILAIGAVLLLAGSFMSSTLITFTHHLFDQLILVGGT; encoded by the coding sequence GTGCAGAACATCGATATCAGAGCGCTTCTGGAACAGACTTTTCTTGTCGTTTTAAAGCTGAGCGCTCCAGCACTGCTCACTGCCCTCGTTGTGGGGCTCATTATTTCCCTGTTTCAGGCCGTTACCCAAATCAACGAAGCCACACTATCCTTTGTCCCCAAAATTCTTGCCATTGGTGCCGTTCTGCTTCTGGCGGGTTCCTTCATGAGCAGCACACTCATCACCTTTACGCACCACCTCTTCGACCAGCTCATTCTCGTTGGCGGGACATGA
- a CDS encoding flagellar hook-basal body complex protein FliE, with protein MITSLTQAHSAYAESLQRASTQIDDGVADGAATQNDFSSVLSQTLNTALNASHAAETQSAQGLAGHGDVTQIVTAVSNAQLTLQTTTVLRDRMVQAYQDIMKMAI; from the coding sequence ATGATTACATCACTTACGCAAGCACATTCCGCATATGCAGAGAGCCTTCAACGCGCCAGCACACAAATCGACGACGGAGTTGCGGATGGTGCCGCCACTCAAAACGACTTCAGCTCCGTACTTTCACAAACACTCAACACAGCCCTGAACGCATCGCACGCAGCAGAAACTCAGTCCGCCCAAGGGCTGGCGGGCCACGGCGACGTTACACAAATTGTAACTGCCGTCTCAAACGCACAGCTTACGCTACAAACGACCACTGTTTTGCGAGACAGAATGGTCCAAGCATATCAAGACATTATGAAAATGGCGATTTAG
- the flgC gene encoding flagellar basal body rod protein FlgC, translated as MDAQSQRLRIVAENLANQNTTGSTPGADPYRRKTITFSEHIDQDTGASSVSVDKIGQDMSNFESRYDPSHPAADSKGYVKIANVDSMTEMMDMREAEQSYEANLNTMQSTRTMLSRTLDLLK; from the coding sequence ATGGATGCCCAGTCACAGCGCCTCCGCATCGTCGCCGAAAATTTAGCCAATCAAAATACAACAGGCTCTACCCCTGGCGCAGATCCTTACCGGCGCAAAACCATCACCTTCTCAGAGCATATCGACCAAGACACAGGCGCATCGAGTGTAAGCGTTGATAAAATTGGGCAAGATATGAGCAACTTTGAAAGCCGCTACGATCCATCTCACCCAGCCGCAGATTCCAAAGGCTACGTCAAAATCGCAAATGTCGATTCCATGACGGAAATGATGGACATGCGCGAAGCTGAGCAATCTTACGAAGCCAATCTTAATACGATGCAAAGTACACGTACCATGCTCTCACGGACGTTGGATCTGCTGAAATGA
- a CDS encoding flagellar basal body rod protein FlgB: protein MKNIDTTAQSGTDIFALGQQRLQWLQTRQQVLAGNIANANTPDYAARDVSPFEASLSQFDVTPVATHAGHIGASASATSGQSIATEESLDHNGVALDQQMEKVAEVNDQQHFAVNLYGKYMSMFQTVLGK, encoded by the coding sequence ATGAAAAACATCGACACCACAGCCCAAAGTGGCACCGATATTTTTGCTCTCGGTCAACAGCGCTTGCAATGGCTTCAAACCCGCCAGCAAGTGCTCGCGGGGAATATCGCCAACGCAAACACCCCCGACTATGCGGCCAGGGATGTCAGCCCTTTTGAGGCCAGTCTCTCACAATTTGACGTTACGCCCGTCGCAACCCATGCCGGCCATATTGGTGCTTCCGCGTCAGCCACTTCCGGCCAAAGCATCGCAACCGAAGAATCCCTCGATCACAACGGTGTCGCCTTAGATCAGCAAATGGAAAAAGTCGCAGAAGTAAACGACCAACAGCACTTCGCGGTTAATCTATACGGAAAATATATGTCGATGTTTCAAACTGTGCTCGGCAAATAA
- a CDS encoding flagellar biosynthetic protein FliO, translated as MSLHQLIFACIMLCIILGIIVGLKPFLARFSSMGGKKTSSEKLLVLEAQLALDRVRRLSLVQCGQKQILVLSGGTTDVLLDCTQASGFASLLEEAP; from the coding sequence ATGAGTCTTCATCAGTTAATTTTCGCTTGTATAATGCTCTGCATTATTTTGGGAATAATTGTAGGTTTGAAGCCCTTTCTGGCTCGTTTTTCGTCGATGGGTGGAAAAAAAACATCATCTGAAAAATTATTGGTCCTGGAAGCGCAGCTGGCGCTGGATAGAGTACGGCGCCTGTCTTTGGTTCAGTGCGGTCAAAAACAGATATTGGTATTAAGCGGTGGAACGACCGATGTTCTTTTAGATTGTACGCAGGCGTCAGGTTTCGCGTCCCTTCTGGAGGAGGCCCCATGA
- the fliP gene encoding flagellar type III secretion system pore protein FliP (The bacterial flagellar biogenesis protein FliP forms a type III secretion system (T3SS)-type pore required for flagellar assembly.) has product MRHAIWWGLAVVCLLAPHMAWAQAVNIDLGQGGGAGTTSRLVQLSALITVLSLAPSLLVMVTAFTRIVIVLSLLRSALGAQGTPPNPVLIGLALFLTLFVMQPTLQKSWEAGIQPMIVGQVDEMEGLKQTAQPFHDFMAATVRPVDVVTFSNIAHEKVPSSVQQTSWRVLVPAFMVGELRRGFEMGFLLYLPFLIIDLVVASVLMSLGMMMLPPNTVSLPFKLIFFVAVDGWSMVAGSLVRSFTG; this is encoded by the coding sequence ATGAGGCACGCAATCTGGTGGGGATTAGCAGTCGTTTGTTTGCTGGCACCTCACATGGCTTGGGCGCAGGCGGTTAACATTGATTTAGGCCAAGGAGGCGGTGCGGGTACGACAAGCCGTTTGGTCCAGCTCAGTGCATTGATCACGGTCCTGTCTTTGGCGCCGAGTCTGCTTGTGATGGTGACTGCATTTACACGGATCGTCATCGTGTTGTCTTTGCTGCGCAGTGCCTTGGGAGCTCAGGGAACACCACCCAACCCAGTTCTGATTGGTTTGGCATTGTTTCTGACGTTATTTGTAATGCAGCCCACATTGCAGAAGTCTTGGGAGGCAGGAATACAGCCCATGATAGTCGGGCAGGTTGATGAAATGGAAGGTCTGAAGCAAACCGCCCAACCTTTTCATGACTTTATGGCAGCGACGGTACGGCCAGTGGATGTTGTGACTTTTTCCAACATTGCACACGAGAAGGTTCCCTCATCCGTGCAGCAGACTTCGTGGCGGGTATTAGTGCCTGCTTTCATGGTAGGGGAGTTACGGCGCGGTTTTGAGATGGGCTTTCTGTTATATTTGCCTTTTCTCATTATCGACTTGGTTGTCGCGAGTGTTTTGATGAGCTTGGGCATGATGATGCTGCCACCCAACACCGTATCGTTGCCTTTTAAGCTGATTTTTTTCGTTGCGGTTGATGGTTGGTCAATGGTGGCTGGAAGCCTTGTCCGGAGTTTTACCGGATGA
- a CDS encoding gamma-glutamyltransferase: MAHRRDQISELPRNASRLTRLLAGATSLISLAACSSLPSTPPALSSIGHSLFGKTSTPALTGPIGTVVSDEPQAALTGHDVLARGGNAVDAAVATATALSVTLPSRASLGGGGACLVWRPGSPARSFAFLPRATKQNAGQDRPAGTPATLRGLYLMHHGYGSVDFGDLLTPAITLANNGVTVSHTLASDITAVHSALFADDNARALFSRDGAPLATGDTLIQPRLAGFLTRLKTAGVGDLYTGALATVFSTAAQSAGGALTPEDMRQTLPTENTALTSNANGLSAEFTAPPADGGLGAAIQYVTGASAQAAVAGWRASGSNDPDTAQTLLNDRRTGGGALPALPASTAFTITDRSGLAVACTLSDYNLFGTGRIAGSTGVVLGASPAQTPQPLFPAAILHGGKTLRAVIAGSGQNGAADAVGTAARAFANGQSTLPEGNGRANAIVCDGTSCHGLTDSRGTGLATGNTN, encoded by the coding sequence GTGGCGCATCGTCGAGACCAGATTTCTGAACTACCCCGCAACGCAAGCCGCCTCACACGCCTATTGGCAGGCGCGACAAGCCTCATATCTCTAGCTGCATGTTCCAGCCTTCCCTCTACCCCGCCTGCCCTGAGTTCGATCGGGCATAGCCTCTTTGGGAAAACAAGCACCCCGGCCCTGACGGGACCAATCGGTACCGTTGTGAGCGATGAGCCCCAAGCTGCCCTTACAGGGCATGACGTTCTGGCACGCGGCGGCAACGCGGTTGATGCCGCTGTAGCAACAGCAACAGCTTTAAGCGTCACTCTGCCCTCGCGCGCGTCTCTGGGCGGCGGCGGAGCGTGTCTTGTCTGGCGCCCCGGCAGCCCAGCCCGCAGCTTTGCTTTCCTACCACGCGCGACGAAACAAAATGCTGGACAAGACCGCCCCGCAGGCACGCCTGCCACCTTGCGCGGTCTTTATCTTATGCATCACGGCTACGGCAGTGTTGACTTCGGTGATCTCCTGACACCAGCCATCACGCTGGCCAATAACGGCGTCACGGTCAGCCACACTTTAGCGAGTGACATCACAGCCGTTCACTCAGCATTATTCGCGGACGATAATGCCCGCGCACTTTTCAGCCGCGACGGCGCTCCCTTGGCAACAGGTGATACGCTCATCCAGCCGCGCCTAGCAGGCTTCCTTACGCGCTTGAAAACGGCCGGCGTAGGTGATCTTTACACAGGAGCACTGGCAACAGTCTTCAGCACCGCAGCGCAATCCGCGGGCGGCGCTCTCACCCCTGAAGACATGCGTCAAACACTCCCCACCGAAAACACTGCATTAACAAGTAATGCTAACGGTTTGTCGGCTGAATTTACCGCCCCTCCAGCTGATGGTGGACTCGGCGCAGCAATTCAATATGTCACAGGTGCTTCTGCACAAGCCGCCGTTGCCGGCTGGCGTGCCTCGGGTAGCAACGACCCAGACACAGCTCAAACCCTGCTGAATGATCGACGCACTGGCGGCGGGGCGTTACCTGCACTCCCAGCGTCAACCGCATTCACGATTACAGATCGCTCTGGCCTAGCCGTGGCCTGCACATTGTCTGATTACAACCTCTTCGGGACAGGCCGCATTGCAGGTAGCACCGGCGTTGTTCTCGGCGCTTCCCCAGCGCAAACACCCCAGCCTCTCTTCCCTGCTGCCATTCTCCATGGCGGTAAAACGCTACGGGCCGTTATCGCAGGGTCCGGCCAGAACGGCGCCGCCGACGCAGTTGGCACCGCTGCTCGGGCCTTTGCCAACGGCCAAAGCACACTGCCTGAGGGTAATGGCCGCGCAAACGCCATCGTATGTGACGGCACATCTTGCCATGGCCTGACCGACAGCCGCGGCACTGGTCTCGCGACTGGCAACACAAATTAA
- a CDS encoding DsbA family protein encodes MAYHKAMICVWSVVVKRFSKFLRVVTAVSLIGGSAVAHAADGGAAGHFSGEQRAEIVEILRQALKNDPSILGDALKSLREQMAEQQQNTALDAVRQHWAALRDAPDYAVRGNPKGAVTVVEFLDPRCSYCRAMIPVVDKFLERHKDVRLVERLVPVLGKGSVLDTQVIQAASLQGKYAVLRQALMGDTVTPSVERVRQVAQANGVDADRLIKDMSSPAVIAAIRSNLDLAQAIGLDGTPTFVFGTAVIAPGALSDLQMDANLEKARQG; translated from the coding sequence ATGGCCTACCATAAGGCTATGATTTGCGTTTGGAGTGTTGTTGTGAAGCGTTTCTCTAAGTTTTTGCGGGTTGTTACTGCTGTTTCATTGATAGGCGGTAGCGCGGTGGCTCACGCTGCTGACGGGGGTGCGGCAGGGCATTTTTCAGGTGAACAGCGGGCAGAAATCGTTGAAATATTGAGACAGGCACTGAAAAACGATCCTTCCATCTTGGGGGATGCTCTTAAGTCCTTGCGTGAGCAAATGGCCGAGCAGCAACAAAACACGGCGCTCGATGCTGTTCGGCAGCATTGGGCAGCTCTGCGCGATGCGCCTGATTATGCTGTGCGTGGTAATCCTAAAGGGGCTGTGACGGTCGTTGAGTTTCTTGATCCGCGTTGTTCATATTGCCGGGCCATGATTCCTGTCGTGGATAAATTTTTAGAGCGCCACAAAGATGTACGTTTGGTTGAACGTTTAGTGCCGGTTTTAGGTAAGGGTAGCGTGCTTGATACGCAGGTTATTCAGGCTGCAAGTTTGCAAGGGAAATACGCTGTCTTACGCCAAGCGCTTATGGGCGATACGGTCACACCGAGTGTGGAGCGTGTCCGTCAGGTTGCACAAGCAAATGGTGTTGATGCTGACCGTTTGATTAAAGACATGAGCTCACCGGCCGTTATTGCCGCTATTCGCTCTAATCTTGATCTAGCGCAGGCTATCGGTCTCGATGGTACCCCAACATTTGTATTCGGGACGGCTGTGATTGCGCCGGGCGCATTGAGCGATTTGCAAATGGATGCGAACCTAGAAAAAGCCAGACAAGGCTAA
- a CDS encoding EAL domain-containing protein, whose protein sequence is MNVFTGLEIPKIASENSTYEYDSRNIKDLAIFFYAFSHLFSASLLIAFFPKTIAYQKFLCFLPIYGVVLFFLSVCLNEKRIIFSAKIRGSVIHAANVALGLFWVPIAIESLCYLSFFIKNILIFDLFIIVVGQVFLSLINKHTYMFFVSFIFSLIVIVNFNKIIPYSMVLYISFLIIVAFLVCICTSNMLKIVIGNFRKYENKAHIISVISNIHVSDENYWQWETNDQHVLVRMVKGISAKNIIEEERVSGVKLQDILEINTEKGLSGKTSGEHLLQCMERRLAFRDLDVALNSGGPLAWVQMTGRPVYKNGTFIGYSGVGRDVPKGRSLEKVWGQQSRVDRNTGLPNRLAIVEHLQHLLFERSLSAEDIVVCMVSLPPNTDAKNELIKSAFLRDAAMRLMRGEECLYVGRYNANDLAVLVVRNRLSDCFDRLAVEAMIHRFCTALADDMIFTDAHKKVASPKIGAVLSTANNQRADILLDAAETVLRDVERFENTAFFIVDKIITYGGERPFRLSDDVREAVEKREFNLVFQPILHAQTGRIVGCEALSRWRGSVSGQTSMQNVIALIEENGQSETFDYWVLEKACQAASRWPQDMWVSVNMAAMHFSVPQMAERVLEIVHRSGVRPNQLQIEITETFALEVGPQVSHSLMLLDRAGIKLALDDFGTGYSSANYLRMYPFTKIKVDAGIIQDVLYNAKSKGVLRSILELSVDLGLVVTAEGVSSAEHYRFLRDCGCTEVQGFYLGRPMPEKQLDWTLSVLQEHLH, encoded by the coding sequence ATGAATGTTTTTACAGGCTTGGAAATACCTAAAATAGCTTCAGAAAATTCTACCTACGAATATGATTCTCGTAACATAAAAGATTTAGCAATATTCTTTTACGCGTTTTCACATCTTTTTAGTGCATCGTTACTAATAGCATTTTTCCCGAAAACCATAGCCTACCAGAAATTTCTTTGTTTTCTACCGATATACGGCGTTGTCTTATTCTTCTTATCAGTCTGTTTGAATGAGAAAAGAATCATTTTCTCAGCAAAAATACGCGGTAGTGTCATACATGCGGCAAACGTAGCATTAGGATTATTTTGGGTTCCCATAGCGATAGAATCATTATGTTATCTAAGTTTTTTTATCAAAAATATACTTATATTTGATCTATTTATTATAGTTGTTGGTCAGGTATTTCTCTCATTAATAAATAAACATACGTATATGTTTTTCGTTTCTTTTATATTTTCGCTAATAGTTATTGTTAATTTCAATAAAATAATTCCATACTCAATGGTATTATATATTTCCTTCTTAATTATAGTGGCATTTCTTGTATGCATATGCACATCGAATATGTTGAAGATTGTTATTGGTAATTTTAGAAAGTATGAAAATAAAGCGCATATAATATCTGTTATATCAAATATTCACGTAAGCGATGAAAATTATTGGCAGTGGGAGACAAATGACCAACACGTTTTAGTGCGGATGGTGAAGGGTATATCCGCTAAAAATATTATAGAAGAAGAACGTGTATCCGGTGTAAAGCTGCAAGATATTTTAGAAATAAATACAGAAAAAGGTCTTTCCGGCAAAACATCAGGTGAGCATTTGCTGCAATGTATGGAACGTCGTTTGGCGTTTAGAGACTTGGATGTGGCATTGAATTCAGGAGGGCCTCTCGCCTGGGTTCAGATGACAGGGCGGCCTGTTTATAAAAACGGTACTTTTATTGGGTATTCAGGAGTGGGGCGAGATGTCCCCAAGGGGCGCTCTCTAGAAAAAGTCTGGGGGCAGCAATCACGTGTGGATCGTAATACAGGCTTGCCCAATCGCCTTGCGATTGTTGAGCACCTCCAGCATTTATTGTTTGAGAGGTCTCTAAGCGCCGAAGATATCGTTGTGTGCATGGTTTCTTTGCCACCGAATACAGACGCGAAAAACGAGCTTATAAAAAGTGCGTTTTTGCGCGATGCCGCTATGCGGTTGATGCGCGGGGAAGAGTGTCTGTATGTTGGACGTTACAATGCGAATGATTTGGCCGTACTCGTCGTACGAAACAGATTATCGGATTGTTTTGATCGTCTTGCTGTTGAAGCAATGATACATCGTTTTTGCACTGCGTTGGCCGATGATATGATATTTACCGACGCGCACAAGAAAGTTGCTTCCCCGAAAATAGGGGCTGTTTTGTCGACTGCGAATAATCAACGGGCAGATATTTTGTTGGACGCAGCAGAGACGGTACTGCGAGATGTAGAGCGGTTTGAAAATACCGCATTTTTTATCGTTGATAAAATTATTACCTACGGAGGAGAGCGCCCATTCCGGCTATCGGATGATGTGCGTGAAGCCGTTGAAAAGCGCGAATTTAATTTGGTTTTCCAGCCTATACTACATGCGCAGACAGGGCGCATCGTCGGTTGCGAGGCCCTTTCACGTTGGCGCGGTTCTGTAAGCGGCCAGACATCAATGCAAAATGTTATTGCGCTGATTGAAGAGAATGGCCAAAGCGAGACATTCGACTATTGGGTGCTGGAAAAAGCCTGCCAAGCCGCCTCCCGTTGGCCGCAAGATATGTGGGTTTCCGTAAATATGGCAGCAATGCATTTTTCGGTGCCTCAAATGGCGGAGCGTGTTTTGGAGATTGTTCACCGTTCCGGCGTACGGCCTAATCAATTACAAATCGAAATTACAGAGACTTTTGCTTTGGAAGTTGGGCCACAAGTCTCTCACTCTTTAATGCTTTTGGACCGAGCAGGGATTAAACTCGCTTTGGATGACTTTGGTACGGGATATTCTTCTGCGAATTATTTACGAATGTATCCGTTCACAAAAATAAAAGTCGATGCGGGAATTATCCAAGACGTATTGTACAATGCAAAAAGCAAAGGTGTTTTGCGGTCTATATTGGAGTTATCGGTTGATTTGGGCTTGGTGGTGACGGCAGAAGGAGTTTCTTCCGCAGAGCATTACCGGTTTTTAAGGGACTGTGGCTGCACGGAGGTGCAGGGTTTTTACTTGGGGCGACCGATGCCCGAGAAGCAGTTAGATTGGACGTTGTCAGTGTTGCAGGAACATCTTCATTAA
- the folP gene encoding dihydropteroate synthase, whose amino-acid sequence MEWNDILSAGGTPILMGIVNVTQDSFSDGGRFFDPQAAILHGQELLRAGARIIDVGAESTRPGYQAVDAVQEWQRLAPVLEGLANKDALLSVDTMKADVAHHALQNGAAIVNDVWGLQRDPEMAKVVAEHNALLVAMHNRADVDEALNLKADWKRFFDKTLDIAQNAGIPLSRIALDPGVGFGKTQTQNIQAVRELGILKEEYGLPVLLGLSRKSVLGWITGQPATARLAATIAANIRGMNNGAAILRVHDVQEHIDALKVWAAMDGKYD is encoded by the coding sequence ATGGAATGGAACGATATTTTGTCGGCGGGTGGGACGCCGATTTTAATGGGTATCGTTAACGTTACACAGGATTCCTTTTCGGATGGTGGGCGTTTTTTCGATCCGCAAGCTGCAATATTGCATGGCCAAGAACTCCTAAGGGCGGGGGCCAGAATTATAGACGTCGGTGCAGAATCGACCCGGCCAGGCTACCAAGCAGTGGATGCTGTTCAAGAATGGCAGAGGCTGGCACCCGTCCTAGAGGGGCTAGCCAATAAGGACGCCCTACTATCCGTCGATACCATGAAGGCTGATGTGGCGCATCATGCCCTGCAAAATGGTGCGGCGATTGTAAATGATGTCTGGGGTTTGCAGCGTGACCCTGAAATGGCCAAGGTCGTGGCTGAGCACAACGCGCTGCTCGTTGCGATGCATAACCGGGCCGACGTTGATGAGGCGTTGAACCTCAAGGCCGATTGGAAGCGCTTTTTTGATAAGACGCTGGATATCGCGCAAAACGCCGGTATTCCCCTGTCGCGGATAGCGTTGGATCCCGGCGTTGGGTTTGGTAAAACGCAAACGCAAAACATTCAGGCTGTGCGTGAGTTGGGTATTTTAAAAGAAGAATACGGGTTGCCGGTCCTTTTGGGGTTGTCGCGTAAATCTGTGTTGGGCTGGATCACCGGGCAACCGGCTACTGCGAGGCTTGCGGCAACGATTGCAGCTAATATACGCGGTATGAATAACGGTGCAGCCATATTGAGAGTACATGATGTGCAGGAGCACATTGACGCCTTGAAAGTTTGGGCTGCAATGGATGGCAAGTATGATTGA